A window of Hymenobacter aerilatus contains these coding sequences:
- a CDS encoding glycoside hydrolase family 10 protein, translating into MMRVVAAGCRWGAGVLMLLWLLGNGAVQAQDAPPKRELRGVWIASVANIDWPSRPGLTADQQRNEYRRMLDQQQRTGINAVFVQVRPAADAFYRSGLEPWSKWLTGQQGKDPGYDPLPFLIDEAHKRGMEFHAWFNPYRASQDTLTRRLAATHAYRQHPEWFLRYGGKLLFNPGLPEVRQRITEVILDVVRRYDIDGVHFDDYFYPYPEAGQVVHDEAAFAQFNPDRLALADWRRQNVNLLIEKLSREIHATKRWVKFGVSPFGVWMNRSAHPEGSDTRAGQPTYANLYADTRLWLQRGWIDYIVPQLYWSSNFRLAPYPVLVEWWSRNHFGRHLYVGQAPYRMLENTKGDTTWRNPRELMRQIRLNRSYPTEVSGSVFFSSKSLLANPLHVTDSLRQNVFRYPALVPAMPWLDAVPPRPAQQLVLVRTPPAVTLTWQPGPTAADGDDARYFVVYRFAEGETPSPDDPRHILALVPRTAYAPTLIDTTALAGQEYAYYVTAVDRLHNESAPVHVVTRKGEILVAQAPRPAALPSGPVPVPAPPTPAQPTPKPATDVKVKTKTEAGTIKKKTKLKKRRKGFFGRLFGG; encoded by the coding sequence ATGATGCGAGTAGTAGCTGCCGGCTGCCGATGGGGTGCGGGTGTACTGATGTTATTGTGGTTGTTGGGAAATGGTGCCGTGCAAGCCCAGGACGCGCCGCCCAAGCGGGAGTTGCGGGGCGTGTGGATTGCCTCAGTGGCCAACATCGACTGGCCCAGCCGGCCCGGCCTCACCGCCGATCAGCAGCGCAACGAGTACCGTCGGATGCTGGACCAGCAGCAGCGCACGGGTATCAATGCCGTGTTTGTGCAGGTGCGGCCCGCCGCCGATGCCTTCTACCGGAGTGGTCTGGAACCCTGGAGTAAGTGGCTGACGGGCCAGCAAGGCAAAGATCCCGGCTACGATCCGCTCCCGTTTTTGATTGACGAGGCGCATAAGCGCGGCATGGAGTTTCATGCGTGGTTTAATCCCTACCGTGCCTCGCAAGATACGCTCACGCGGCGCCTGGCCGCTACCCATGCCTACCGCCAGCACCCCGAATGGTTTTTGCGCTACGGCGGCAAGCTGCTATTCAATCCCGGCTTGCCAGAAGTGCGCCAGCGCATTACGGAGGTGATTCTGGACGTAGTGCGTCGCTACGACATCGATGGCGTGCATTTCGACGACTATTTCTATCCCTACCCCGAAGCCGGCCAGGTAGTGCACGATGAAGCCGCTTTCGCTCAGTTCAACCCCGACCGCCTCGCACTGGCCGACTGGCGCCGGCAAAATGTGAACCTGCTGATTGAAAAGCTGAGCCGCGAGATTCACGCTACCAAGCGCTGGGTGAAGTTCGGCGTTTCGCCGTTTGGGGTCTGGATGAATCGCTCGGCTCATCCCGAAGGCTCCGACACGCGGGCCGGTCAGCCTACCTATGCCAACCTGTATGCTGACACGCGCCTGTGGCTACAGCGCGGCTGGATCGATTACATTGTACCACAGCTGTATTGGAGCAGCAACTTCCGGCTGGCGCCCTACCCGGTGCTAGTGGAGTGGTGGAGCCGCAACCACTTTGGGCGCCATCTTTATGTTGGACAGGCACCTTACCGGATGCTGGAAAACACCAAAGGCGATACCACCTGGCGTAATCCCCGCGAACTGATGCGTCAGATTCGTCTCAATCGCAGCTACCCTACGGAGGTAAGCGGCAGCGTATTTTTTAGCTCGAAATCATTGCTGGCCAACCCGCTGCACGTCACAGACTCGTTGCGGCAAAACGTATTTCGCTATCCGGCGCTGGTGCCCGCCATGCCCTGGCTGGACGCGGTGCCGCCCCGCCCGGCTCAGCAGCTGGTGCTGGTGCGCACGCCCCCGGCCGTGACGCTCACCTGGCAGCCCGGCCCCACCGCCGCCGATGGCGATGATGCCCGTTACTTTGTGGTGTACCGCTTCGCGGAGGGCGAAACCCCCTCGCCCGACGACCCCCGCCACATTCTGGCTCTGGTGCCACGTACCGCCTACGCGCCTACCCTGATTGATACCACGGCCCTGGCCGGCCAGGAATACGCCTACTATGTGACGGCCGTAGACCGCCTCCACAATGAAAGCGCCCCCGTGCACGTGGTGACCAGAAAAGGCGAAATTCTGGTAGCGCAAGCTCCCCGTCCAGCTGCCCTACCCTCGGGGCCTGTACCCGTTCCTGCACCACCTACTCCCGCGCAGCCTACCCCCAAGCCGGCTACTGACGTGAAAGTGAAAACCAAAACCGAAGCCGGTACCATCAAGAAGAAAACCAAGCTGAAAAAGCGGCGCAAAGGTTTCTTCGGGCGGTTGTTTGGGGGATGA
- a CDS encoding S8 family peptidase: MRFFPFSYQAGLVALLLPLAAAAQTTPSSSDAQPTQWHLLDPQQNNGVMGLSAERTYQELLKGRTATPVTVAVIDGGVDTAHVDLRGVMWRNPKEIAGNGKDDDGNGYIDDVYGWNFIGGQDGRNIDVEAYEDTRMLARLEPLYQGKTRNQVPAAKRAEFDLYQQVKKSYQTHYREDNEHYDQVKDTYPQTQAIADQMKQALGVSRLDTATLRNPPTDNADLRKISQLFYQNLKAGGYADLESVLDDMKRAYDQTKNLVEYSLDLKYTPRGIVGDDPDNLKQRFYGNADVTGPDPTHGTHVAGIIAGDRTNNVGIMGVAGLPVRIMAVRAVPNGDERDKDVANAIRYAVDNGAQIINMSFGKYFSPHREAVEEAIRYADTKGVLLVHSAGNESIDIDTKKQYPSPVFLNGKTIPNMITVGAASRTNNQELVADFSNYGKKNVDVFAPGVQIYSTLPNNTYGNESGTSMAGPMVAGMAAVLKAYFPKLSPEDLKRIIRESATPLHTKVLKPGGKTTIDFAELSNTGGLVNLYKAVQMAQQVQ; this comes from the coding sequence ATGCGCTTTTTCCCCTTTTCCTACCAGGCTGGCCTGGTAGCGCTGCTACTGCCTCTGGCTGCCGCCGCGCAAACTACTCCTTCGTCCTCAGATGCTCAGCCTACCCAGTGGCACCTGCTCGACCCGCAGCAGAACAATGGCGTGATGGGCCTGAGCGCCGAGCGCACCTACCAGGAGCTCCTGAAAGGCCGCACTGCTACCCCCGTTACCGTGGCCGTGATTGACGGCGGCGTGGACACGGCTCACGTAGACCTGCGCGGGGTGATGTGGCGCAACCCCAAGGAAATTGCTGGCAACGGCAAAGACGACGACGGCAACGGCTACATCGACGACGTGTATGGCTGGAACTTTATCGGGGGGCAGGACGGCCGCAACATCGATGTGGAAGCCTACGAGGATACGCGCATGCTGGCCCGTCTGGAGCCGCTCTACCAGGGCAAAACCCGCAACCAGGTGCCGGCCGCCAAGCGTGCGGAGTTCGACTTGTATCAGCAGGTGAAGAAGTCGTACCAGACGCACTACCGGGAAGACAACGAGCACTACGACCAAGTGAAGGACACATATCCGCAGACTCAGGCCATTGCCGACCAGATGAAGCAGGCTCTAGGCGTGTCGCGCCTGGACACGGCTACCCTGCGCAACCCGCCTACCGATAATGCCGACCTGCGCAAGATCAGCCAGCTGTTTTACCAGAACCTGAAGGCCGGGGGCTATGCTGATCTGGAATCGGTGCTGGACGACATGAAGCGCGCCTACGACCAGACCAAAAACCTGGTGGAGTACTCGCTCGACCTCAAGTACACCCCCCGCGGCATTGTGGGCGACGACCCCGACAACCTCAAGCAACGCTTCTACGGCAACGCCGACGTGACCGGCCCCGACCCTACCCACGGCACGCACGTGGCAGGCATCATTGCCGGCGACCGAACCAATAACGTAGGCATCATGGGCGTGGCGGGCCTACCCGTACGCATTATGGCGGTGCGGGCTGTACCCAACGGCGACGAGCGCGACAAAGACGTGGCCAACGCCATCCGCTACGCCGTGGATAACGGGGCGCAGATCATCAATATGAGCTTCGGCAAGTACTTCTCGCCTCACCGCGAGGCCGTGGAGGAAGCTATCCGCTACGCCGATACCAAGGGCGTGCTGCTGGTGCACTCGGCCGGCAACGAGTCCATCGATATCGACACCAAGAAGCAGTACCCGTCGCCGGTGTTCCTGAATGGCAAGACCATCCCGAACATGATTACGGTAGGCGCCGCATCGCGTACCAACAACCAGGAGCTGGTAGCCGATTTTTCAAACTACGGCAAGAAAAACGTAGACGTATTTGCGCCCGGCGTGCAGATCTACTCTACCCTTCCCAACAATACCTACGGCAACGAGAGCGGCACCAGTATGGCTGGCCCCATGGTAGCCGGTATGGCGGCGGTGTTGAAAGCCTATTTCCCCAAGCTTAGCCCCGAAGATCTGAAACGCATTATCCGCGAGTCGGCTACGCCTTTGCATACCAAGGTGCTGAAGCCCGGCGGCAAAACCACCATCGACTTTGCCGAGCTATCGAACACGGGTGGTTTAGTGAACCTCTACAAGGCCGTGCAAATGGCGCAGCAGGTGCAGTAG
- a CDS encoding right-handed parallel beta-helix repeat-containing protein: MQIRLLLFLFLLLSASQQAAATTYYVRIAGDDAQAGTTPATAWRSIARVNAAPLRPGDQVLFEGEQTFVGGLQLKGNTQGTSTQPIAFGSFGRGWATISSGGTVGLLARNVGGIELRRLYFAGSGRLNNKSAGVVFVLDSAATQLPRLVLDSVDVSGYQQAGVTISSLRAGSGYSDVRITNSRVHDNGEAGINSYGPAAATHRNWYVAHCQLYNNTGRLDLKQTRTGYGLLLAHVTGAVVEQCEAYNNGRLNAYPAAGPAGIGAWRCTNLTVQQCQSYSNRSGTVRGGGFALEGGCATTVLQYNYAHDNEGPGYAISQPDTMTAPSTNLTVRYNISDNDARRANQGALAVLAPASAEQMQRISLHNNTVLVTKPANNSAPVAVQLGGGAASGVALRNNLLQTTDGLTLVDATLTNGVRLEGNCYWSAGGAFVLRWGTTIYASLPTWRQATTQEQLGDRPCGLSLNPQLRTASQSDATTTTPTAAATAASNDYRLAPTSALVGAALNLWDEFRQEVGPRDYFGLATPTAGVRGNIGASESPSVTLPTATPAVVSGPWCAAYPTRTHELVRVVLTNTPTTDVAIRLYDMQGRTCLTRTLQGRETEVPVAGLASGVYVLRVEAAAQHYQQRIVVE; the protein is encoded by the coding sequence ATGCAAATACGTTTACTACTTTTTTTATTTCTGTTGCTATCCGCCAGCCAGCAAGCGGCTGCAACCACGTATTACGTCCGTATTGCGGGCGATGATGCGCAGGCAGGTACTACCCCGGCTACTGCCTGGCGCAGCATTGCGCGGGTGAATGCCGCCCCGCTACGACCCGGTGACCAGGTATTGTTTGAGGGGGAGCAGACTTTTGTAGGCGGCTTGCAGCTGAAAGGCAATACCCAGGGCACATCCACTCAACCTATTGCATTTGGCTCGTTTGGTCGGGGGTGGGCTACCATCAGCAGCGGTGGCACTGTTGGCTTATTAGCTCGCAATGTGGGCGGTATCGAGTTGCGCCGCCTGTATTTTGCCGGCTCGGGGCGATTGAATAATAAAAGCGCCGGCGTCGTATTCGTGCTGGACTCGGCTGCCACGCAGCTCCCGCGCCTAGTGCTGGATAGTGTGGATGTAAGCGGTTATCAGCAGGCCGGCGTGACGATCAGCAGCCTGCGGGCAGGCAGCGGCTACTCCGATGTGCGCATTACCAACAGCCGCGTGCACGACAACGGCGAGGCCGGCATCAACTCCTACGGCCCGGCCGCGGCCACGCACCGCAACTGGTACGTGGCGCACTGCCAGCTGTACAACAACACCGGCCGCCTCGACCTGAAACAAACCCGCACCGGCTACGGCCTGCTGCTGGCTCACGTAACAGGTGCCGTGGTAGAGCAGTGCGAGGCCTACAACAACGGCCGCCTGAACGCCTACCCCGCGGCTGGCCCGGCAGGCATTGGGGCCTGGCGCTGCACCAACCTTACGGTGCAACAGTGTCAGTCGTACAGCAACCGCTCGGGTACGGTGCGGGGCGGAGGCTTTGCGCTGGAAGGTGGCTGCGCTACCACCGTGCTGCAATACAACTATGCTCACGACAACGAAGGCCCCGGCTACGCCATCAGTCAGCCTGATACGATGACGGCTCCCAGCACCAACCTGACGGTGCGCTATAACATCAGCGACAATGACGCACGCCGCGCCAACCAAGGTGCCCTGGCGGTGCTGGCGCCGGCCTCGGCAGAGCAGATGCAGCGTATCAGCCTGCACAACAACACGGTGCTGGTAACAAAGCCCGCCAACAATTCAGCACCCGTGGCGGTGCAGCTCGGTGGTGGCGCGGCCAGCGGGGTAGCGCTGCGCAACAATCTGCTCCAAACCACCGACGGTCTGACGTTGGTAGACGCTACCTTGACCAACGGCGTACGCTTGGAAGGCAACTGCTATTGGAGTGCTGGCGGCGCTTTTGTGCTGCGCTGGGGCACTACCATCTACGCCTCGCTACCCACCTGGCGGCAGGCTACCACCCAGGAGCAACTGGGCGACCGGCCCTGCGGCCTGAGCCTCAACCCCCAATTGCGCACTGCCAGCCAGAGCGACGCGACGACGACCACCCCAACGGCCGCTGCCACGGCTGCCAGCAACGACTACCGCCTGGCGCCCACCTCAGCGCTGGTAGGGGCCGCCCTGAATCTGTGGGATGAGTTCCGGCAGGAGGTAGGGCCACGTGACTACTTCGGCCTGGCCACGCCTACAGCGGGTGTGCGGGGAAATATCGGAGCATCGGAAAGCCCATCCGTGACGCTGCCTACGGCTACGCCTGCTGTTGTATCGGGCCCATGGTGTGCGGCTTACCCTACTCGCACCCACGAGCTGGTGCGCGTGGTGCTGACCAATACGCCTACCACCGACGTTGCCATTCGTCTCTACGACATGCAGGGCCGCACCTGCTTGACGCGCACGCTGCAGGGCCGTGAAACAGAAGTGCCTGTGGCTGGTCTGGCCAGCGGCGTGTACGTACTGCGGGTAGAAGCCGCTGCCCAGCATTATCAGCAGCGTATTGTGGTGGAATAA
- a CDS encoding SusD/RagB family nutrient-binding outer membrane lipoprotein yields the protein MGLLLGSGTFTACESYLDVNTDPNNPVTTTPNFLLPGIISQGFQTQMFTSLTTTYLTQYTVRKTPVGSTDQYFLSNANSTNVFNYTYYYSAGNVPTMTAAAEAEGSPYYVGAGKIMTAMVLAHATDMLGDIPYTEAFKGAANYTPAYDPQQQIYATINTLLDEGIALMERPASEEFRPLYVTSPSESGDILYKGDVQKWIRFANTLKARQLNHLTKKGSYNPQQVLALLDKGFTSNADDAQIQYIPAVAPQTSTTNIFGTTRNNYSTATFSANIIKYLNGNAGGAAYPGVVDPRYTIMATSISLGTDPGVSVPSTSFVLNGYSDFYSGWYARDLGIFQVMTYAEAKFIEAEAAYRAGNLSRALTAYRAGIRAHIEKIGSGGSNAVPPVTFPLIATSQIDDYLNSAAVAQNEGQLSLKRIMEQKYIAMFLNPESWSDLRRLDFSTDIYPNFRFPVEANPEVESKFPRRMLPGATEVLYNPVAVAKLFSDVGATSNGNYITKPLWWDQAN from the coding sequence ATGGGTCTTCTGCTGGGTAGCGGCACCTTTACGGCGTGCGAGAGCTACCTCGACGTGAATACCGACCCCAACAACCCAGTAACCACGACCCCGAATTTCCTGCTGCCTGGCATCATCTCGCAGGGCTTTCAAACGCAGATGTTCACCTCGCTTACCACTACCTACCTCACGCAGTACACGGTGCGCAAAACGCCAGTAGGCAGCACCGACCAGTATTTTCTCTCGAACGCCAACAGCACCAACGTTTTCAACTACACCTATTACTACTCGGCCGGCAACGTGCCGACGATGACGGCCGCCGCCGAAGCAGAGGGCTCGCCCTACTACGTGGGCGCGGGCAAGATTATGACGGCCATGGTGCTGGCCCATGCCACCGATATGCTGGGCGACATACCCTATACCGAGGCCTTTAAAGGCGCGGCCAACTACACGCCCGCCTACGACCCACAGCAGCAGATTTACGCCACTATCAACACCCTGCTGGATGAGGGCATTGCCCTGATGGAGCGCCCCGCCAGCGAGGAGTTCCGGCCGCTGTATGTGACCTCGCCCAGCGAAAGCGGCGACATCCTGTACAAAGGCGACGTGCAAAAGTGGATTCGCTTTGCCAACACGCTGAAAGCGCGGCAGCTCAACCACCTCACCAAGAAAGGCTCCTACAACCCGCAGCAAGTGCTGGCCTTGCTCGACAAGGGTTTTACGAGCAACGCTGACGACGCGCAGATTCAATACATTCCGGCTGTGGCGCCGCAAACGAGCACCACCAACATCTTCGGAACCACGCGCAACAACTACTCCACGGCCACTTTCTCGGCCAACATCATCAAGTACCTGAATGGCAACGCGGGCGGGGCGGCCTACCCTGGCGTGGTAGATCCGCGCTATACCATTATGGCTACCTCCATTAGCCTGGGCACCGACCCGGGCGTGAGCGTGCCTTCTACCAGCTTTGTATTGAATGGCTACTCTGACTTCTACTCCGGCTGGTACGCCCGCGACCTGGGTATTTTTCAGGTGATGACTTACGCAGAGGCCAAGTTTATTGAGGCCGAAGCGGCTTACCGGGCCGGCAACCTGTCGCGGGCCCTCACGGCCTACCGGGCTGGCATTCGGGCACATATCGAGAAAATTGGCTCGGGAGGTTCCAACGCTGTGCCGCCTGTTACGTTCCCGCTTATCGCCACCTCACAGATTGACGACTACCTGAACAGTGCCGCCGTGGCCCAGAATGAGGGCCAGCTTAGCCTGAAGCGCATTATGGAGCAGAAGTACATTGCTATGTTCCTGAACCCGGAGTCGTGGTCGGACCTGCGCCGCTTGGATTTTTCAACTGACATCTACCCCAACTTCCGCTTCCCTGTGGAGGCTAACCCCGAGGTAGAAAGCAAGTTTCCGCGCCGCATGTTGCCCGGCGCCACCGAAGTGCTCTACAACCCAGTGGCCGTAGCCAAGCTATTCAGCGACGTGGGCGCCACCTCCAACGGTAACTACATCACCAAGCCACTGTGGTGGGATCAGGCCAATTAG